In Nonomuraea sp. NBC_00507, the following are encoded in one genomic region:
- a CDS encoding LamG-like jellyroll fold domain-containing protein: MWDSSETQPQASAAEDAPEKAGSGGRSTARTAGDHARQAGVKTQFTEGRLVLEPDAGLLAGAETRFPLYIDPMYGTGATRWAYATNTNVNRNDEFLRVGREPEGDNYLARSFFEFPLGPLAGSRILSANFSITLTHSSSCGATPTRLWWSDSIASTPRTAWSPALIQHLDTQSASANKSSCPQPDVTMSFGGGLAGSLQANSGAGAYTVALTAQDECNCDAARAQWKKFYGSTARLIVDYNHAPVTPSAADMSLGPAGADPVVCGPGIRVNASNGIRLRAKLSDSDGGNVRAQWTVNGIPAQYAPPDSAMAASGSEFTTDLPAAALPEGSYSWTVRANDDTDAGSPGPTCAFVVDNTLPGAPKATTTELALTTGLIVPAPPASAVVGQAAAVTLTPTAQDTDVAGYLIGLGVGAARAPSLWVPAAPDAKAVAPVVPIASGSTINYLTIRARDLTGQLGATITYKFKANAGTVTHVRGDASGDGKPDYTVMADAGGGKSALWRWTTKTSGSGLFEPIAPQDSPGSYPTSTTTTVTGDFDGDGRSDVAVFQPKTTAGAALTVQRSDGDTLLGSPELWSDAGWNLASMKIVAGNFDGDAQGRDDIAVLYDQGGSTVQLRVLVATGSPGAVAFAPPAVWFQSGTGAMDWSKIKIVAGDFTRDGKADIAEIKDLGGRVGIFLHPSSGSAFPSSQVWYDEPGRGWDWNSSKFVTGDVTGDGRPDIATLYGFGRVQTALYVFANKADGTGFVPPPLAWASLEFAWDSTLAEPFTGDVDGDGDEDITVVYRCCGTGQRVLWRFTSNQGTVSAPTLVARTSLNSGGKWPLRMDPSAAYKLVARHSGLCLDISSNSIANGAVVWQWGCHSYSNQAFRFVPNGAAHYMLQPAHTSGMCLSASGSTQDGVDSYQWQCLGPNGDQVYKAEYVSGTGDDTVIRLRPVHSDKCLDIEGVRTDASAPVQQWTCYGGANQDFYLKRTAVTPYNLMGSYAMNESGGGTLADDSGRNATATLTGGATVGSGSGTFNGTSAYAATSGPAVDTSQSFTVSAWVRLTSDAHYVTAVSQDGTSVGGFNFGYQPPGDGNVWALELRNQDGYVAGAKSRASAPATLNTWTHLVGVRDVGANQIRLYVNGQLAGTAAYTYRWNATGPLTIARTLWQGTPADFWPGQIDDVRIWNRVLDANEISTLYATRS, translated from the coding sequence ATGTGGGACTCCTCGGAGACGCAGCCGCAGGCGAGCGCGGCGGAGGATGCGCCGGAGAAGGCTGGATCCGGGGGACGCTCGACGGCACGCACCGCGGGCGACCACGCCCGCCAGGCCGGGGTCAAGACACAGTTCACCGAGGGCCGGCTGGTCCTCGAACCGGACGCCGGCCTGCTGGCCGGGGCTGAGACCCGCTTCCCGCTGTACATCGACCCGATGTACGGCACGGGTGCCACCCGATGGGCATACGCGACCAACACCAACGTAAACCGGAATGACGAGTTCCTCCGAGTGGGACGGGAACCGGAGGGTGATAACTATCTCGCGCGGTCGTTCTTCGAATTCCCGCTGGGGCCATTGGCCGGGTCGCGGATTTTGTCGGCGAACTTCTCCATTACGCTGACGCACTCGTCCTCCTGCGGGGCGACTCCGACGCGACTGTGGTGGAGTGACTCGATCGCCAGCACTCCCCGGACGGCATGGAGCCCGGCCCTGATTCAACACCTGGACACCCAGTCCGCGTCGGCTAACAAGAGTTCGTGCCCCCAGCCCGATGTGACGATGTCCTTCGGCGGCGGCCTCGCCGGGAGCCTGCAGGCGAACTCCGGTGCCGGAGCCTATACGGTGGCGTTGACGGCGCAGGACGAGTGCAACTGCGACGCCGCCAGGGCCCAGTGGAAGAAGTTCTACGGCAGTACCGCCCGGCTGATCGTCGACTACAACCACGCCCCGGTGACGCCATCCGCCGCTGACATGTCGTTGGGCCCGGCAGGCGCCGACCCGGTGGTCTGCGGGCCGGGCATCAGAGTAAACGCGAGCAATGGCATCAGACTGCGGGCCAAGCTATCCGACAGCGACGGCGGGAACGTCAGAGCGCAGTGGACCGTGAACGGCATCCCCGCGCAGTACGCTCCGCCAGACTCCGCAATGGCCGCGTCTGGTAGCGAATTCACGACCGATCTTCCCGCAGCCGCGCTGCCCGAAGGCTCCTACTCCTGGACAGTGCGTGCCAATGATGACACGGACGCCGGAAGCCCTGGGCCGACCTGCGCGTTCGTGGTGGACAACACGCTGCCCGGTGCGCCCAAGGCGACCACGACCGAGCTGGCACTGACCACCGGATTGATCGTCCCCGCGCCGCCCGCCAGCGCGGTGGTCGGACAAGCTGCCGCCGTGACGCTGACTCCCACGGCGCAGGACACCGACGTCGCCGGGTATCTGATCGGGCTGGGCGTGGGTGCTGCGCGGGCGCCAAGCCTGTGGGTTCCGGCGGCTCCGGACGCCAAGGCCGTGGCCCCCGTGGTGCCGATCGCGTCCGGGAGCACGATCAACTACCTGACGATCCGGGCACGAGACCTCACCGGCCAGCTCGGCGCCACGATCACGTACAAGTTCAAGGCCAATGCCGGGACGGTCACCCATGTTCGTGGCGACGCATCCGGCGACGGGAAGCCGGACTACACCGTGATGGCCGACGCCGGCGGCGGCAAGAGCGCCCTGTGGCGGTGGACCACCAAGACCAGCGGCTCCGGCCTGTTCGAGCCGATCGCGCCACAGGACTCGCCGGGCAGCTACCCGACCTCCACCACGACCACGGTGACCGGCGACTTCGACGGCGACGGGCGGAGCGACGTAGCCGTGTTCCAACCCAAGACCACGGCAGGGGCCGCGCTGACCGTCCAGCGCTCCGACGGCGACACCCTGCTGGGCTCACCCGAACTCTGGTCGGACGCGGGCTGGAACCTGGCAAGCATGAAGATCGTCGCTGGCAACTTCGACGGCGACGCGCAGGGCCGCGACGACATCGCCGTGCTGTACGACCAGGGCGGCTCGACGGTGCAACTACGGGTTTTGGTCGCGACCGGTTCGCCGGGCGCCGTGGCGTTCGCGCCGCCCGCCGTCTGGTTCCAGAGCGGCACAGGTGCCATGGACTGGAGCAAGATCAAGATTGTCGCGGGGGACTTCACCAGGGACGGCAAGGCCGACATCGCCGAGATCAAGGATCTCGGCGGCCGGGTGGGGATCTTCCTCCACCCATCCAGCGGATCAGCGTTCCCCTCCAGCCAGGTGTGGTACGACGAGCCCGGACGCGGCTGGGACTGGAACAGCAGCAAGTTCGTCACCGGCGACGTGACCGGGGATGGCCGTCCCGACATCGCCACCCTGTACGGCTTCGGACGGGTGCAGACCGCGCTGTACGTGTTCGCCAACAAGGCTGATGGAACCGGGTTCGTGCCTCCACCGCTCGCCTGGGCATCACTGGAGTTCGCCTGGGACTCAACTCTTGCCGAGCCGTTCACCGGGGATGTCGACGGCGACGGCGACGAGGACATCACGGTCGTCTACCGGTGCTGCGGCACAGGGCAGCGAGTGCTGTGGCGGTTCACCTCGAACCAAGGCACCGTCTCCGCGCCCACCCTGGTCGCACGCACGTCGCTGAATTCCGGGGGAAAGTGGCCACTGAGAATGGATCCGTCCGCGGCGTACAAGCTGGTGGCCCGTCACTCCGGGCTGTGCCTCGACATCAGCTCGAACAGCATCGCCAACGGCGCCGTCGTCTGGCAGTGGGGCTGCCACAGCTACAGCAACCAGGCGTTCCGCTTCGTGCCCAACGGCGCCGCCCACTACATGCTGCAGCCAGCGCACACCAGCGGCATGTGCCTGTCGGCGAGCGGCTCGACACAGGACGGCGTCGATTCCTACCAGTGGCAGTGTCTGGGGCCCAACGGTGATCAGGTCTACAAGGCGGAGTACGTGTCCGGCACCGGCGACGACACCGTGATACGGCTGCGCCCGGTCCATTCCGACAAGTGCCTGGACATCGAGGGCGTCCGCACGGATGCCAGCGCCCCGGTGCAACAGTGGACCTGCTACGGGGGAGCCAACCAGGACTTCTACCTGAAGCGCACCGCAGTAACGCCGTACAACCTCATGGGCTCGTACGCGATGAACGAGTCCGGGGGCGGCACGCTGGCCGACGACAGCGGACGGAACGCGACCGCCACTTTGACCGGTGGCGCCACAGTTGGGAGCGGATCCGGCACGTTCAACGGCACCTCGGCGTACGCGGCCACGTCCGGCCCCGCGGTGGACACCAGTCAGAGCTTCACGGTGTCGGCATGGGTCCGCCTGACCAGCGACGCGCACTACGTCACGGCTGTCAGCCAGGACGGCACGTCAGTGGGCGGGTTCAACTTCGGCTACCAGCCACCTGGGGACGGCAACGTGTGGGCGCTGGAGCTGCGTAACCAGGACGGCTACGTGGCCGGGGCCAAGTCGCGGGCGTCCGCACCGGCGACGCTCAACACCTGGACACATCTCGTCGGCGTACGCGACGTCGGCGCCAACCAGATCCGGTTGTACGTCAACGGTCAGCTGGCCGGCACGGCCGCCTACACCTACCGGTGGAACGCCA